The nucleotide sequence CCAGCGCGGTAGGCCGACTGACAGTCGGCGGGCTCAGCGACCGCGTGGGTCGGACCGCGACGATGACGGGCACGTTCGCCCTGGCCGGGATCGGCCTGTTCGCCGTCGTCGGCTTCGGCCGGGGCGGCGTCGGCGCGGCGTTCGTCGGCGCGGTCGTCTTCAGCGTCTTCTTCTCGAGTCCGCAGTACACGCTGTTTCCGAGCGCAGTCGCGGACTTTTACGGCGAGAAACACTCGAGTGCCAACTACGCGCTGCTGTACTCCGCGAAGATCTGGGGCGGCGTCTTCGGCGGGACCGTCACCGGCGCGGCCGTCGTCACCCTGGGGTGGAACCAGACGTTCCTGCTCGGCGGCGGCCTCGCCCTGTTCGCCGCCGCCGGCGCGCTCGTCCTCGACCCGCCAACGGTCTCTCGAGCCGACGACGCCTAGCCGGACGGCGAGCGTAGCGAAGCCACCGGGCCGCGGCGCGGGCCGGCGGATGCAACCTGAAGCGACGGACCCAAACCCGGCGACGCACAACGACGACGCGAATGAAGCTCCGGTTTCTGGGCGGCGCTGGCGAGGTGGGCCGGAGTGCGATCCTCGTCAACGAGTCGCTGCTGCTGGATTACGGGATGAAGACCGAGACCCCGCCGCAGTTTCCGGTCGGCACCGTCGAGCCCGAGGCCGCCGTCGCCTCCCACGGCCACCTCGATCACGTCGGCTCGATCCCGTCGCTGCTCTCGGGCGATCGACGCCCGCCGATCCACTGGACGCCGCCGACCCGGGAACTCGCGCTGACGCTCGCCCGGGACACGCTGAAACTCCACGGCGGCACCTACGACTGCCCGTTCACGGAAGTCGACGTCAGGCGCGTCACGCAGGTCAGCGAGACCCACGGCTATCGCGAGTCCTTCGAGGCGGCCGGCCACGAGGTCACCTTCTTCAACGCCGGCCACATCCCCGGCAGCGCCCACGTCCTCGTCGACGACGGCGAGACGCGCCTGCTGTACACCGGCGATTTCCATACTGACAACCAACGCTTAGTCGCAGGCACGACCGCCCGCCCCGACGCGGACGTGGTGCTCACCGAGAGCACCTATTCGGACGTCTCCCACGAGGACCGGGCGACCCTCGAGGAGCGCTTCGCCGAGAGCGTCAAGACGGCGCTGTGGGAGGGCGGCACCGTCGTGATCCCCGCCTTCGCCATCGGTCGCACCCAGGAGATGCTCATGATCTGTGAAGCCCACGACATCCCTTGCTACGTCGACGGGATGGGAAAGCAGGTGACGAAGATGCTCCGCCGGCATCCGGAGTTCGTCCGGGATTCCGACGCTCTCCAGCGCGCCAAATCACACGCCCGGTTCGTCGACGGTCGCGACGGCCAGCGGAAACGCATCGCGGCACAGAACACGGCGATCGTCACCACCAGCGGGATGCTCAGCGGTGGCCCCGCGATGACCTACATCCCCGAAATTCGGGATCGGCCGGTCAACAAGATCGCGCTCACAGGGTATCAGGTCGAGGGGACGCCGGGCCGGGACCTGCTGGAGACGGGCAGCGCCGAGATCGACGGTCAGCGGATGCCAGTCGCCGCGCAGGTCGAGTCCTACGACTTCTCCGCGCACGCCGACCGGGACGGCCTGCACGCGTTTCTCGAATCCTACCGTGACACCCCGCTCCTTGTCAACCATGGGGACAAATGCGAGCAGTACGCGACCGAACTCGCCGGCGACGGTTTCGACGCGACGGCACCCTCGATCGGTGAGACGATCGACATCTGAGGATGAGCCGTCGACACCCTAAGAGCGAGACGAATCGGCACCGCGACCGCAATCGACCCCGTCGAACGCCGACAGCGTCGCGTCCCGTTCGCCGGCGAGTGCGTCCCGGACGTCCGCGTCCGTCCAGTCCAGCGGGCCGAGGACGCCGACCGCGGCCCTGATCGCCGCCTCGCGGTAGTAGCCCGCGTCGTAGTCGCTCTCGTCGTCGATCTCCGACGCCAGCCGCACTCGGTCCATCCCCTCTCTGTCGTCGTCGCGAACGACGTAGACCACGTCTTGACCCGGCGCGTAGTCTAGCCCCATTGCCCCACCGCGCTCCAGCGCGGCGACGGTGCGGGTCCGGTGGGTGTAGGCGTCGACATCCTTCGAAGCGCGATTCCGGACGAGCAGGTCCGTCGTCGGGACATCGCCGGCCGCAAGAGTTGCGAGGTGGGCCGCGAGCGTGTCGATCACCGCGCTCGGATCGCGCGTCCCGTCGAACGTCTCGATGAGCGACCGCTGAAGCCCCGCGACCCACGCCGGGGTCGAGCGCTGCCGGCAGGCGAGCCCGCGAACCTTGAAGGGGTCGTCCCCGTCCGGATCGCGCCGACTGCCGAAGTACTTCGTCAGCGCCCCGCCCTCGCCGTCGCGTCGGGGGCAGAACGCCACCCAGTCGAAGGCCCCCTCGTGCTCCAGGGCGATCCCGACATCGTCGGTGATTTCCGCAGCGATAGGGTCGAGTGGCTCCTGGGTCGCCCCCTCGCGGGGCGTCACCCAGATCGAGTCGACGATGCCGTGCAGGACCGACCAGCCGCCGGCTTCCAGGCGTTCTTTGGCCGAGAGGAGGACGTCGCGTGCGTGGGCGTTGATCGCCTCGTGGACCTCGATCCGGCCGAACTTGGCGTTGCTGAACCCCTGATACCCGAAACACGAGACGAGGATCCACTTCAGGGCGTCCACTTGCCCGGAGAGTGCGCGTCGCTCGGCGGCCGAGAGGTCGTCCTCGGCCAGCCGGCGTTTCATCTCCGCACGGTCGTCGATGATCGGCTCGAGGACGTCGGGGAGATAGCCCTCGCGATCACAGACGGAATAGCCCAACTCGAGCACGTCCTCGCCATCGTGACACCCACACCGGACCGTCTCGGGCGAGAGATTGTGTTCGCAGATGATGTTGGGGTACATCGACGCGAAGTCGAGTTCGTGGACGGTGTCGTGAACGCCGACGATCGGTGAGAGCGTGGTTCCGCCCCGATCGGCGTCGTGGAGCGTCCGGGCGGTCTTGAACCGCTCCGGTCGCCAGGCCCGCCACTGGACGAGGACATCCCGCTTTCGGACGGCCCGGATCTGGATCGCCGTGAGCACATTGCCTATCGACGCCCAGGACAGTTCCTGCAGCGGCTTGCCCGACCGGGCAACGAGGTCGAGTGCCCCCGCGAGGTTCGTCTCGCCGAGGAAGAACGTGTTCGAACGGTCGATCACGACCCGGCCGGGGACGTTGTACCGCGCCGGGGAGTGCATCCGTCGCCCGTAGGACTCGAAGGTCGACGCCCCCGCGAGTTGCTGGACGG is from Halorhabdus sp. BNX81 and encodes:
- a CDS encoding type B DNA-directed DNA polymerase — protein: MVFTIDFLGDGDPLVWSLDGTVEQPSWSASRAAAYRPTVYAVAARGMTDRDPDREACIADLNDLRADLDMHPAVADLRFEWKSPGFRFADQPVLRIDVDRVDAVREVARFVEDRGPPGRVPFRAFDVDFSSEFRYCLETGTDPTPERPPRVLRLDLPRTAAAAGDLTALAIGARTTAPTVTAEPTSAATQPAGDTVEETLSTLRRRLAVEDPDVLWVERSDILPLLDEAATEHGVDLGLQRVPSRESRDEIPAVQQLAGASTFESYGRRMHSPARYNVPGRVVIDRSNTFFLGETNLAGALDLVARSGKPLQELSWASIGNVLTAIQIRAVRKRDVLVQWRAWRPERFKTARTLHDADRGGTTLSPIVGVHDTVHELDFASMYPNIICEHNLSPETVRCGCHDGEDVLELGYSVCDREGYLPDVLEPIIDDRAEMKRRLAEDDLSAAERRALSGQVDALKWILVSCFGYQGFSNAKFGRIEVHEAINAHARDVLLSAKERLEAGGWSVLHGIVDSIWVTPREGATQEPLDPIAAEITDDVGIALEHEGAFDWVAFCPRRDGEGGALTKYFGSRRDPDGDDPFKVRGLACRQRSTPAWVAGLQRSLIETFDGTRDPSAVIDTLAAHLATLAAGDVPTTDLLVRNRASKDVDAYTHRTRTVAALERGGAMGLDYAPGQDVVYVVRDDDREGMDRVRLASEIDDESDYDAGYYREAAIRAAVGVLGPLDWTDADVRDALAGERDATLSAFDGVDCGRGADSSRS
- a CDS encoding MBL fold metallo-hydrolase; translation: MKLRFLGGAGEVGRSAILVNESLLLDYGMKTETPPQFPVGTVEPEAAVASHGHLDHVGSIPSLLSGDRRPPIHWTPPTRELALTLARDTLKLHGGTYDCPFTEVDVRRVTQVSETHGYRESFEAAGHEVTFFNAGHIPGSAHVLVDDGETRLLYTGDFHTDNQRLVAGTTARPDADVVLTESTYSDVSHEDRATLEERFAESVKTALWEGGTVVIPAFAIGRTQEMLMICEAHDIPCYVDGMGKQVTKMLRRHPEFVRDSDALQRAKSHARFVDGRDGQRKRIAAQNTAIVTTSGMLSGGPAMTYIPEIRDRPVNKIALTGYQVEGTPGRDLLETGSAEIDGQRMPVAAQVESYDFSAHADRDGLHAFLESYRDTPLLVNHGDKCEQYATELAGDGFDATAPSIGETIDI